In the Acidobacteriota bacterium genome, CTGGTCCCCCTCGCCGAGCCCTGCGCCCAGCGCTGGGGGCGGCGTTGGGATCGGCATTGGTGCTCGCGGTAGTGCTGGGATTGTTGGGGTTGCTGGGGCCTTCCGCCGGTTCCTCCGAGGTGACGGATCTGGCGGTGGCGGTGACGGCGCCGCGGATGGCAGCTGGGGCAGGTCCCGAGGGCTCGCCGTCCGGGGAATCGTCGTCTCCGCAGGCCTCGTTCCTGGGTTCGGCGCTCCGAGCGGCGGCGCTGGAGACGCTGGCGGGGCTGGAGGGCATCGCCGCCTACAGCACCGAGAGCCTCGAGGCCGAGCCCGCCACGGCGGTGGCGGCGGGGCGGATGCTGGCGGTGGATGAGATCCTGGATGCGCAGGTGGAGTGCGCGGGGCAGCTCTGCCGGGCGACCCTCAGTCGCCTCTCCGGCGAGGACGGAAGAGTCCTGGACGTGGTGTCCTTCGAGGCTCCGGCGGATGCTCCGGCGCTGGTGCGGCGGGCGGTGTTGGCACGGCTTCGGGACCTCTACCCGCACCGGCGATGGACCGGGCCGGAGGTGGGGGAGCTGCCGCCGACGGCTTATGGGGAGTTTTTGGAGCTGCGAGGGAGGGTGCTCCAGGGACGTGTCGACGAAGAGATTTTAGAAGCCTTGGAGGAGCTGCGCCGCCGGGCTCCGGGCTTTGTGGAGCTCTACCTCCTGGAGGCTCAGACGGCGCGCCAGCGGTTCGCCCTGGCCCGGGACGGGACCCTGCAAGGGCGCGCGGAAGAGCTTTTGGAGGAAGCCCGCCGCCGGGCGCCGGGGGACGTGCGGGTGCTGCTCCAACGCTTCGACCTGGCCTACGACACGGGGAGTTGGCTCCAGGCCCGGGCGCTGCTGGAGGAGTTGGAGAAGCTGGACCCCGCCAGCCCCCAGGTGCTGCGCCGGCGGGCGGAGCTCTTGGCCCGGGAGGGGCACGCCGGCGAGGCTCTGGAGCAGATGCGGCGGGCGGCGCGGCTACGGCCCAGCTTCTCCATGCGCTTCAATCTCGCCCTGATGGAGTACCGCCACGGGGAGATCGACGCCGCTCGCCGCACCCTCGAGGCGGTGGTGGCGCAAAGCCCCGACAGCCGGCTGGCCCGTTCCTTCCTGGCCCAGATCGAGCTCGCGGCGGGAGATGTGGAACGGGCTCGGGACCTCTACCAGCAATTGGTGGCGCGGGCTCCCGGTGCGCTGGAGCTGTCCAACCTGGGGTTTGCCCAGCTCCTCCTGGGGGACGCCACGGGAGCCCTGGAGAGCTTTCGCCAGGCTGCGGATCTGGAGCCCGCCAACGCGGCCATCGCCCTCAACGTGGCGGATGCCCTGGCGTTGGTGGGGCGGCAGGGAGAGAGCCGGGAGGCCTATGCAGAGACCTTGCGTCTGGCCGATGACGATCCGGCGGCGGCGGACTGGCAGCGGTCCTCCGTACGGGCCCAGGCGCTGGCTCATCTGGGCCGGTCCCGGGAGGCGGTGGCGGCGGTGCAGGAGGCTTTGCACCAGGCTCGGGGTATGCCCCAGGCACGCTACGAAGCGGCCCTCGTCTATGCTCTCGTTGGGGATCGCACCTCCGCCCTCACCAACGCCGAGCAGGCCCTCGCCGGCGGCGTGCAACCCAGCTGGTTCTACCTCCCGTGGCTCGAGCAGCTACGCCAGGATCCGGAGCTGCGGGATCGCTTCGCCGGGGAAGCGCTCATCCCGGTCCCTGACGCGGCGGCAGCAGCACCGTCGGGTCCAGACCGGTGACTTCCCGCAGCCCCAACAGCCGAGGCGGTAGTGCGATGGGTTGGACTGGCGGAGCCTCGAGAGAGCTGGTGGAGCCCTCGGGGCGATAGACCACGAAGAGCTCGTAGGGGATGGCCACGGCTTCCTCGCGATCCGGGCTCCAGGGGAACCTCCAGATCCAAACGTGGCCCGAGCCCCTGGGGCTGGAATCGAGAAACCCCTGGGGCAGCTGCTCACAATCGCAGGGCACGACGTTGCCCAGCAGCACGGTCCAACCTTCGATGCTATTGCGCACTTTCCTCAGCCGCCACAGCACCTGGACCGTGGTCCGGGCTTGATCCGACCATGTCGCCCGCACCGGGTTGGGGCCGACGGAGAGCCCCGGCCCGCCGGCGTCGAAATCGATCTCCACGATGCCATCGGTGACGACCGGTTGCACTGGCTTCGCATCCCTTCGATCCTTGCCCATGATCCAACTCCTCTCGGTGTTCGTGGCCGGCTCGGGGGCAGCCTCGCCGCGGGTGTCTCACGTCCAACCGTCCGCTCGGACGGCTGGACGGTGTCCGGACGGTGTCGGACACTTCGGCGGCGCGCTGAAAGGGCCCCTTGGAAGCTGTCGAAATCCCTCTCTTCGGAGCTCGTCCGGGTATCTACCGATTCCTTCTAATCCACTGATTCTATGAACCTTGGTCAAGGTTCTTCGGCTCCCCTGAAGGCAGCTCGGAGCCGAAAAACAACTCTCCTGTCAAGGCTGGCATAGGCCTTGCCCTAGTAGAGAGTCGCATGCAGCTCAGCGATTCCGGGATCAGCCTTCGATTGTACCCAAAAACGAATCTTCAAGAGAGGAATGAATCATGCCCAGCAATCTTCGCGACACCGTCATCAGCTTCGCCGACCTCGCCGCCACCGCGTTTCTGCCCGGGGTCGCTGCCCAGGCCGTCACCACCCTGCTGCCGCCCATCGCCGACCTGATCTTCGACGAGGGCGATGTCCATCTCGCCCTCGAGCAGGGGGGCGTGTCGACGGTGGTCACCACCCAGACCGGCCAGTCCTACACCATCACCGTCACGCCGGACGAGACTCCGGAGCTCTTCGAGGCGCTCGCGAGGTCCCGGGAGCGGCAGGGCGACCCGAATCGCGGTATGACGCGCCACCAGGAGTTCCACGGCTTCTCCGTGCAGGTGCCGCCGACTTCCGACGGCGGCGGTGTCAGCATCCTCAACGGCATCATCGGCGTCCAGTGGTGATGGGCTGATCGATCCCCCCATCCTTTGGCGGGTCCCGGGCCGGTTCGGTTCGGGACCCGTTTTCCGTTGTTGGGTCTGCTGAGCTTCGGGCTTCTACGAAGCTCCGGGCTTCTGCTAAGTTCCGGCCGTGATTACGAGTGGCAAAGATCTCGGCGAAGCTCCGGCCCGACGGCCCCTGGACGGCATTCGAGTACTGGAAATGGGCCAGCTCATGGCCGGACCCTTCGCCGGCACCCTGTTGGCCTACTACGGCGCCGAGGTGATCAAGATCGAGCCGCCGGAGGGGGATCCGGTGCGCGGGCTTCGGCGGGTGGAGGACGGGACCTCGCTGTGGTGGTACACCCTGGGGCGGAACAAGAAGTCCGTCGTTCTCGATCTGCGCCAGGAAGCAGGCCGGGAGATCGCCCGCCGGTTGGCTCACCGGGTGGACGTGGTGGTGGAGAATTTCCGTCCCGGAACCCTGGAGCGCTGGGGGCTCGATCCGGCATCCATCCAGCCGCAGAACCCGGGGCTGATCTACGCCCGCGTCTCGGGCTACGGCCAGACCGGCCCCAGAGCTTCCCAGCCGGGCTACGCCTCAGTGTGCGAAGGCTTCGGTGGGCTGCGGCAGGTGACCGGCTTCCCCGACGGGCCTCCGGTGCGGGCCAATCTCTCGTTGGGAGACTCGCTTTCCGGTCTCCACGCCGCCTTTGGAGTGGTGCTGGCTCTCCTCGACCGGGCTCGCCGAGGAGCCGACGCCGGCCCCGGCCAGGTGGTGGATCTGGCGATCTTCGAGTCGGTCTTCAACATGCTCGAAGCGGTGGTGCCGGAATATGACCGCTTGGGGGAGGTGCGCCAACCCTCCGGCACCACCATCACCGGCATCGTGCCGAGCAACACCTACCCCTGCAAGGACGGCAAGTCGGTGATCATCGGCGGCAACGGCGACTCCATCTATCGGCGCCTGATGCGCACCGCCGGCCGCCCGGATTTGGCGGAGGATCCGCGGCTGGCCCACAACGAGGGCAGGGTGCGCCATCAGCAGGAGGTCGACGACGCCCTCGCCGCATGGACCCGCACCCTCACCGTCGAAGAGGCCCTGGTGGCGCTGGAGGCGGCATCGGTGCCCGCGGGCCCCATCTACAGCGTTGCCGACATGATGGAGGACGAGCAGTATCGGGCGCGGGAGCTCTTCGAAGAGGTGGAGGCCGGCGGCAAGCCGCTGAAGATTCCTGCCATAGCCCCCAAGCTCTCGGCGACCCCCGGCCGCACCGATTGGGCCGGGCCACCGCTGGGAGCCCACACC is a window encoding:
- a CDS encoding protein kinase; translation: MSPPSHRRVADRYQLEERLGLGGMGEVYRAFDEVLNRWVALKRLRPDRPLEDSARRRLEREARLVARLSHPSVVQLYDLVHWQGELWLVMELVRGRSLAELLGRGPLAEERALVLAEQICAGLAAAHEREMVHRDLKAENVLVQVDGHARILDFGLALEALGPEDEPLTGETELVGTRRSMAPEQLLGRPVDGRADLFSLGVLLYEVVTGESPFAAQNPVETSQRVLHHSPPPPEARNPHLDPALGRLIQQLLEKRPERRPQSAEAVARELAKIRAGWERGRDELDHTTGSHPPVTLPVDEVAEEPLASSAALSSGPQEGRELIAGSAVAESSAAGSSTDKSSAGGDPGPPRRALRPALGAALGSALVLAVVLGLLGLLGPSAGSSEVTDLAVAVTAPRMAAGAGPEGSPSGESSSPQASFLGSALRAAALETLAGLEGIAAYSTESLEAEPATAVAAGRMLAVDEILDAQVECAGQLCRATLSRLSGEDGRVLDVVSFEAPADAPALVRRAVLARLRDLYPHRRWTGPEVGELPPTAYGEFLELRGRVLQGRVDEEILEALEELRRRAPGFVELYLLEAQTARQRFALARDGTLQGRAEELLEEARRRAPGDVRVLLQRFDLAYDTGSWLQARALLEELEKLDPASPQVLRRRAELLAREGHAGEALEQMRRAARLRPSFSMRFNLALMEYRHGEIDAARRTLEAVVAQSPDSRLARSFLAQIELAAGDVERARDLYQQLVARAPGALELSNLGFAQLLLGDATGALESFRQAADLEPANAAIALNVADALALVGRQGESREAYAETLRLADDDPAAADWQRSSVRAQALAHLGRSREAVAAVQEALHQARGMPQARYEAALVYALVGDRTSALTNAEQALAGGVQPSWFYLPWLEQLRQDPELRDRFAGEALIPVPDAAAAAPSGPDR
- a CDS encoding CaiB/BaiF CoA-transferase family protein, which encodes MITSGKDLGEAPARRPLDGIRVLEMGQLMAGPFAGTLLAYYGAEVIKIEPPEGDPVRGLRRVEDGTSLWWYTLGRNKKSVVLDLRQEAGREIARRLAHRVDVVVENFRPGTLERWGLDPASIQPQNPGLIYARVSGYGQTGPRASQPGYASVCEGFGGLRQVTGFPDGPPVRANLSLGDSLSGLHAAFGVVLALLDRARRGADAGPGQVVDLAIFESVFNMLEAVVPEYDRLGEVRQPSGTTITGIVPSNTYPCKDGKSVIIGGNGDSIYRRLMRTAGRPDLAEDPRLAHNEGRVRHQQEVDDALAAWTRTLTVEEALVALEAASVPAGPIYSVADMMEDEQYRARELFEEVEAGGKPLKIPAIAPKLSATPGRTDWAGPPLGAHTREVLQEMLGLDEEEIQRLQQQGVV